Proteins co-encoded in one Haloarchaeobius salinus genomic window:
- a CDS encoding DUF7342 family protein: protein MDLTDTPEEMPEADGEPPDFSKLEPPEELLKGGSIRERMLDVVMQVREPTKVSAIADRADCDTETARDYLEWFTEMGVVRELSGRPVQYERNDSYLEWRRVEQIRQELSESEIVERLKETLDAVEAHRNRFDVDSPDEVSLVDASRDSSVEEIWEAVSDWKTLEKRAALLDAARRDDLPSGRAGSVNA, encoded by the coding sequence ATGGACCTGACCGACACGCCCGAAGAGATGCCCGAAGCGGACGGAGAACCGCCTGACTTCAGCAAGTTGGAGCCTCCGGAAGAACTCCTGAAAGGCGGGTCGATTAGAGAGCGGATGCTCGATGTCGTGATGCAAGTCCGCGAGCCGACGAAGGTGTCGGCCATTGCTGACCGGGCGGACTGTGACACGGAGACAGCACGCGATTACCTGGAGTGGTTCACCGAGATGGGAGTCGTGCGCGAACTGTCGGGGCGGCCAGTTCAGTACGAGCGAAACGATTCGTACCTGGAGTGGCGCAGAGTCGAGCAGATTCGTCAGGAACTCTCGGAGAGTGAAATCGTCGAGCGACTGAAAGAGACGCTCGACGCAGTCGAGGCGCACCGGAATCGCTTCGATGTGGACTCTCCCGATGAGGTGTCGTTGGTTGATGCGAGCCGCGACAGTTCGGTCGAGGAAATCTGGGAGGCAGTGTCTGACTGGAAGACGCTCGAGAAACGCGCGGCACTGCTGGATGCTGCTCGCCGTGACGACCTACCGAGCGGACGTGCGGGGAGCGTGAATGCCTGA
- a CDS encoding SWIM zinc finger family protein, which translates to MRRRAEYEAFEFALIPEGVLVTNCSHADPSEHRYLVRVVDGLPASCSCPADERFDGACKHRVAVAIRGPVLGAAQRNAVATDGGLVPVEDPDSEPGDGDDCDCSELPDSVPCWPCFRDGEQGFENESLPD; encoded by the coding sequence GTGCGTCGGCGCGCCGAGTACGAGGCCTTCGAGTTCGCACTCATCCCGGAGGGCGTGCTCGTGACCAACTGCAGCCACGCCGACCCGAGCGAGCATCGCTACCTGGTGCGGGTCGTCGACGGGCTCCCAGCTTCGTGTAGCTGCCCAGCAGACGAGCGCTTCGACGGCGCGTGCAAACACCGCGTCGCCGTCGCGATTCGAGGTCCAGTTCTCGGTGCTGCACAGCGGAATGCCGTTGCGACCGACGGCGGTCTGGTGCCGGTCGAAGACCCAGATTCTGAGCCCGGTGACGGGGACGACTGTGACTGCAGCGAGCTTCCGGATAGTGTCCCGTGCTGGCCGTGCTTCCGCGACGGGGAGCAGGGGTTCGAAAACGAGTCGTTGCCCGACTGA
- a CDS encoding type II toxin-antitoxin system RelE family toxin — protein MTPQAAAQFDRQDSHIQDRIVSKLDEVVESEWREPVDYLEPLTGGPFDKLRVGQYRLACVLNRQDQVLEVHRIEHRSGAYTADD, from the coding sequence ATGACTCCGCAAGCTGCCGCACAGTTCGACCGACAGGATTCTCATATACAGGATCGCATTGTATCGAAACTGGACGAAGTAGTTGAATCTGAGTGGCGCGAACCCGTGGATTATCTCGAACCACTCACGGGTGGTCCCTTCGATAAACTGCGTGTAGGACAGTACCGCCTGGCGTGTGTACTCAATCGTCAAGATCAGGTTCTGGAAGTACACCGAATCGAGCACCGGAGTGGGGCGTACACTGCGGACGACTGA
- a CDS encoding RNA-guided endonuclease InsQ/TnpB family protein — MEVKRTIPVKLSAPDDRENDLHQTIEQFNHACNYTVQNGRNDDGYLILNKSTIHDKVYHDLRDETDLPANLCVRAYSKAVEAMKSTVADWKKGNSRPLPRFNEPSAVYDKRTLTIKDRSATLSTINGRVAVDYDLGDYQKSYLDDDDYEKRMGTLHYREDEGAFYLHIVIKKEVEERGGDKVLGVDLNLKNVAVTSTGSFYDGGELLWGQNHYFRVRRSLQHKGTRSAKQVLRRLSGRENRFVLNRLHTISRRIVEEADAHDCSYIAVERLTHIRERMDNRNDQVKRQMHNWAFRELQEMLAYKAAEYGIRVEDIPPAFTSQTCSKCGHQSSTNRDLKTGWFECNDCGYEVDGDYNAAKNIGLKLLTLPEGKRPSGVGDGHLALKSGMVNGNGDYTAYDNSSSDRESTDKPTTSVVGR; from the coding sequence ATGGAGGTCAAACGAACCATTCCGGTCAAACTCTCGGCTCCAGACGACCGTGAGAACGACCTCCATCAGACGATCGAACAGTTCAACCACGCCTGCAACTACACCGTCCAGAACGGTAGGAACGACGACGGCTACCTCATCCTCAACAAATCCACCATACACGATAAGGTGTACCACGACTTGCGAGACGAGACAGACCTTCCCGCGAACCTCTGTGTTCGCGCCTACTCCAAAGCCGTGGAAGCGATGAAATCCACCGTTGCAGACTGGAAGAAGGGCAACAGCCGACCACTCCCACGATTCAACGAACCATCCGCAGTGTACGACAAGCGGACGTTGACGATCAAGGACAGGTCGGCAACACTCTCGACCATCAACGGTCGGGTCGCCGTTGACTACGATCTCGGTGACTACCAGAAGTCGTACCTCGATGATGACGACTACGAGAAGCGGATGGGAACGCTCCACTACCGCGAGGACGAGGGCGCGTTCTACCTCCATATCGTCATCAAGAAAGAGGTCGAGGAACGTGGCGGTGACAAGGTACTGGGCGTGGATTTGAACCTGAAGAACGTTGCCGTGACCAGTACAGGGTCGTTCTACGATGGTGGCGAACTGTTGTGGGGACAGAACCACTACTTCCGCGTGCGTCGAAGCCTTCAGCACAAAGGCACTCGCTCCGCAAAGCAGGTACTCCGGCGACTGTCGGGGCGAGAAAACCGCTTTGTGCTGAACCGCCTGCACACCATTTCTAGACGTATCGTGGAGGAAGCCGACGCCCACGACTGCTCGTACATCGCCGTCGAACGCCTGACCCACATCCGCGAGCGGATGGATAATCGGAACGACCAAGTGAAGCGTCAGATGCACAACTGGGCGTTCCGCGAACTTCAAGAAATGCTCGCGTACAAGGCCGCCGAGTACGGGATTCGCGTCGAGGATATTCCGCCTGCGTTTACGAGTCAGACCTGTTCGAAGTGCGGGCATCAATCCAGCACGAACCGTGACTTGAAAACGGGTTGGTTCGAGTGCAACGACTGTGGGTACGAGGTTGATGGTGATTACAACGCCGCGAAGAACATCGGCCTGAAGTTGCTAACTTTACCAGAGGGCAAACGCCCCTCTGGGGTGGGCGACGGTCATCTCGCCCTCAAGTCCGGGATGGTGAACGGGAACGGCGATTACACCGCCTACGACAATTCGTCGTCAGACCGGGAGTCCACGGACAAGCCCACGACTTCAGTCGTGGGTCGATGA